A genomic window from Periweissella cryptocerci includes:
- a CDS encoding ATP-binding cassette domain-containing protein, protein MIEIQSVSKIFGDKKILNNFSMNIGANEIVGIVAPNGTGKSVLLELIIGKLKPNQGSISVSNEVTHNIYYQPQSDNYPENMKVKEVLKLYENVYALHYDKNIFNDYINQYGLSELLDKNVTQLSGGQQRKLGIVLSLLSNASLLVLDEPSAGVDRISINTFRVDLKKVKGSVIMTSHNSEDLLILCDKLFFLRDGQSVKVLTSSQFTHFNEEYDKLYGGADL, encoded by the coding sequence ATGATTGAAATACAAAGTGTATCAAAAATTTTTGGCGATAAAAAAATTTTGAATAACTTTTCAATGAATATTGGTGCAAATGAAATAGTTGGAATTGTGGCGCCAAATGGAACGGGAAAGTCAGTACTTCTTGAGCTTATTATTGGAAAACTAAAACCGAACCAAGGTAGCATCTCGGTGTCTAATGAAGTGACGCACAATATATATTATCAACCGCAGTCGGACAATTACCCGGAAAACATGAAAGTTAAAGAGGTTTTGAAGTTGTATGAGAACGTTTATGCATTGCATTATGACAAAAATATTTTTAACGACTATATAAATCAATACGGTTTAAGTGAGTTACTAGATAAAAATGTGACGCAGCTTTCTGGTGGTCAACAGCGTAAATTAGGAATCGTATTAAGTTTATTATCGAATGCGAGTCTGTTAGTCCTTGATGAACCGAGTGCGGGGGTTGACCGAATTAGTATTAATACATTTCGTGTAGATTTAAAAAAAGTGAAGGGGTCGGTAATAATGACGTCGCATAATTCAGAAGATTTGTTAATATTATGCGATAAGTTGTTCTTTTTGAGGGATGGTCAAAGTGTAAAAGTGTTAACTAGTTCGCAGTTCACGC